Proteins from a single region of Apium graveolens cultivar Ventura chromosome 7, ASM990537v1, whole genome shotgun sequence:
- the LOC141674168 gene encoding uncharacterized protein LOC141674168, which produces MASSIPRVLALPPPPQQNQPKARTFNMSMKEILQNPNVVACVLLVNSVDAKVLIDSAATRSFISEEFIHKLCYEIQRLSETLIIKLANNDQVPVNRICPGCDIEIAGHHFSVDLIPFKLKEFDVILGMDCLAGNNAQINYVNKRVNL; this is translated from the coding sequence ATGGCATCCAGTATTCCAAGGGttttggcattacctccaccaccacaaCAGAATCAGCCTAAGGCAAGGACCTTTAATATGTCGATGAAAGAAATACTGCAGAATCCAAACGTGGTTGCATGTGTGCTTCTTGTGAATTCTGTAGAtgcaaaagtattaattgattctgcAGCCACAAGATcctttatttctgaagaatttattCATAAATTGTGTTATGAAATCCAACGATTGAGCGAAACATTAATTATAAAGTTAGCAAATAACGATCAAGTTCCCGTAAACCGGATATGTCCAGGATGCGATATTGAAATAGCGGGACATCACTTCTctgttgacttgatacctttcaagttgaaagaatttgatgttattctCGGAATGGACTGTTTAGCTGGGAATAATGCCCAAATCAATTACGTGAATAAGAGAGTGAATCTGTGA